AATGGATGAGATGTACAAGAACATTTCCATGCAGCAGATCAAGTCGGATATATCACCGCTCATTCCGGCCAAGCACGTTCTGTTTATCGCAGATGCCTGTTTCGGAGGTTTGCTGCTGGGTACCCGTTTGCCGGTCTAAAGCCGATGCATCATGTGGCCTACCTGCGGGAAATTACACGTGAGCCGGTGCGACAGATCATTACCGCGGGGGGAAAGGACGAGCTTGTCCTGGACGGAGGCATAGGAGGTCATTCTGTTTTTACCGGCCGTCTTATCGAGGCGTTGGAAGCTGTTCAGGAATTCGTCACCGCTCGTGAACTGGGATTGAAGCTGCAGATGCAGGTGTATGGAGATGCCGCCGCGAGGGGACACTCGCAAAAGCCTCAGTTTGGTGAGATTTACGGGACAGGAGATTTCGTGTTTGTGCCGGATTCGGCGAAGCGGGCATTGATGGAAAAGGACAAGGTGGCCACCCTGAAGCTGCCCGGACTGAAGAGGGACTCAGCCCAAAAGGAAGCTCAGAGCAAGGCGCATGAGGAACAGCAAACCCGTCTGAATGTTGAAGAACAAGAACGTTGGGAAAAGGAGCGTCGGGAGCGGCTGCCGGGCCTGGAACGCGGTGCGGAAAAGCCCGAATTCCAAATCGAGAGCTCGGTTAGAGGACCGGGGTTGCTCGAGTCGGCCGAGGAAACAAGGAAGATCAACGAAGCGATGGCCGAACTCGATACGGACTTTGCACGGAAACGAAGGCAGCAGGTGGCGAGGCTCGAAAGCGAATACCAGGGGAGAACCGCGCTTGTGTCAACAGATCAGCCCGAACCGTGGTACCGGGTTTTCGAATCGGAGCTGCAACATAAGCAGCGCATTCAGGATGAGCAAGAAAGAAGGAAGTCGATCATTCAGGCGTTAGTGGAAGCACGGAGCCTCAAAAGGCAAGAACTGGAAGATAGATTGAACATGGAATTAGAGGCGCGTAAGGCGCCCCTGCGGGAGCGGATTCGTGGTCTTATGAGCCGGCGGTTTGAACTCTTGCCCTCCCAAGTGGAATTCGAGCTTCTGACGTATTCGCCAGGAGCCAAGTGGCTCGAGGTGGTGATCACCCTCAATCAGTCCGACCTTGTTTCCCCTGATGGAGAGGGTCCGTTGCGGCTGTTCGGCAACTTGCCCGTGGCGGAACAGCACAAGGCGGCTCAGTTCCACGAGCAGCCGAATCTACTGATTCCCTTCGTGACTCTTCGGGTCAGCGAGGCCGGCGAGGTCGTGGTGGACAAGGCGGTCTTTGGCGGACCTGAGAACGAGCAGATTGTGACGGTGGGGGTAAGCCCCGTATGGGTGGACCCCATTATGGGGATGAAATTCAGTTGGGTGCCGGGTGGGTGCTATGAAATGGGTTGCGGGAGCTGGACCAGCAACTGCGACGAAGATGAGAAGCCGCTGCATGAGGCGTGCGTGGACGGTTTGTGGCTGGGGAAGTACGAAGTGACGCAAGGCGAGTGGAAAAAGCTCATGGGAAGCAACCCGTCGTATTTCCAGAACGGCGACAGCTATCCGGTCGAGCAAGTCTCTTGGAACGGCGTCAAGGAGTTCATCGAAAGGCTGAATTCCCGGTCTTCGGACGGCAGCTACCGGCTGCCCACGGAAGCCGAGTGGGAGTATGCATGCCGGAGCGGGGGGAAACCGGAGAAATTCTCCGGCGGAAATGAGGTGGATCGCCTGGCGTGGCACGATTCGAACAGCGAGAGCTCGACCCACGCCGTGAGTGTTAACGACTCGAACGGACTCGGCATCTTTGAAATGAGCGGTAATGTCCGGGAATGGTGCGAGGACGTTTACGACAAGAATGCCTACGCGAAGCACAGCCGGAACAATCCGGTCATCACGTACGGTGGGTTCGATCGGGTCAACAGAGGCGGAGGCTGGGTCAGCAACGCGGAGGACGTTCGGTGTTCGAATCGGGATTGGAATCATCCCGATGGTCGTTACGGCGGACTGGGCTTTCGCCTCGTGAAAGAACCTTAGATGTTGGATTTTGATTTCTCTGGGCCCTCGTTGTGCGCGAAGTAGCTGTCTTGGCGGACGGCGCATTCGGGAACGGATCATCTCGTTTGCTTGTTCGTATGAGAAAAGCACGTATGACCATCCATGGGATGCTCGTCCGAACGTGGGCCCGTTCCGCACCCTACGAGTCAAATGACGACCCACATGCCCTGTTCCCCTCGTGGATCTCGTTTCCGTTCACAATCCAGCCGATGGTCGGAATAGACGCCCAAATGCGCTGCTACAAAAGAGATTTCGCTCCAAGAAGAGCGAATTCAAAATTCCTTGACAGCTAATATACCTCTATATATTATGCATCTTTTCAATGCCTGAAGGAGGAGAATCCCGCATGAGTGAGAAGGTTTCGCGCATCAGAAGTGTTGCTTTGATTGCTCACGGAGGCTCCGGCAAGACTTCCCTCGCCGAGGCCATCCTTTATGATTCGGGTACCACCAACCGCATCGGCAAGGTGGACCAAGGTTCCGCTGTGATGGACTTCGAGCCGGAGGAACTCAAGAGAAGTGTTTCGATCAACGCCTCGTTCAACCATTTCCAGTGGAAAAAGAACCTGGTGCATCTGGTGGATACGCCCGGCGACGTAAACTTCCTGAGCGACACCAAGATTGCGCTTCAGGGAGTGGATGCCGCGGTTGTCCTCGTGGACGGCACGGACGGGGTCAAAGTCACTACGGAAAAGGTGTGGTCGTATGCGGACGCCTTTCACTTGCCTCGAGCGGTGTTCATTAACAAGTTGGAACGGGAGCGCGCGGACTTCTTCAAGGTGCTGGATCAACTCAACAAGGTATTTCCCAACAAGTTCGTTCCAATAACGATTCCCATCGGATCCGAACATGATTTCAAAGGCGTGGCCGATCTGTTCAAAATGAAGGCCTATCTCTACGGCAGTGACGATACGGGTAGGTTTGAGGCCACCGACATTCCTGAAGAGCTCGCGGATCAGGCCGAAGAAATGCGCGAATCGCTGATTGAATTCATTGCCGAATCCGACGACGAACTCCTCGAAAAGTATTTGGACGGTCAAGAGCTGTCCAAAGAAGAGCTGTCCCGCGGACTCACGATGGGCATTCGTTCGGGAGGTTTCGTGCCGGTGCTGGCGGGCTCCGCCATTAAGAACATCGGTGTTCAGCCGCTATTGGACCTCATCGTGGACGGTTTTCCTTCTCCGATGGATCGGGGGGCCTTCAAAGGAACCAATCCGGACAGCGGAGAAGCGGAAGAGCGCCAACCGGATGAGAACGCCCCTTTTTCCGCTCTGGTCATAAAAACCATCTCCGATCCTTATGCAGGCAAGTTGACCGTGTTTCGGATCATATCCGGGAGCCTTTCCGCGGATAGCGGTTTTTACAATCCGGCCAAAGAGCAAAAGGAAAAATTCGGACAGCTGTACTACCTGGAAGGAAAGGCCCAGGTTTCCATCCAGTCCACTGTTCCAGGTGAAATCGCGGCCGTGGCGAAATTAAAGGTAACCTCGACCGGCGACACGCTGTGCACCGATTCAGCTCCGATCGTCTACCCTGCCGCGGAAGCGTTGCCGGCAAGCATTTCCTACGCCATCGACGCCAAGAACAAGGGAGATGAAGAAAAGGTCTTCAGCGGGATCGTGAAGCTCACGGAAGAAGATCCCACACTGAAACTGGAACGCGACCCGAGGACCCACGAGATTCTTCTGTACGGCACCGGCCAAATACACCTGGAAGTCACCTGTGAGAAGCTGCTTCGAAAATACGGGGTCGAAGCGATGTTGAAGGCGCCCAAAGTGCCCTATCTCGAGACGGTCACCAAAGAGAAGAGGGGCATCGTCTATCGTCACAAGAAACAGACCGGAGGACGCGGTCAATTCGCGGAAGTCCATTTCGACATTTTTCCCATGCCTCGGGGTGAAGGATACGTCTTCGATGAGGCCCTCGTGGGCATGAACGTTCCCCGCAATTTCGTTCCCGCCGTGGAGAAAGGACTGGACGAGGCCAAAAACAAGGGTGTTTTGGCGGGATATCCGGTGGTGGACTTCAAGATCCGATTCTACGACGGAAAGTCCCATGACGTGGACTCATCGGAAATGGCGTTCAAAATCGCGGCGTCCATGTGCTTCAAAAAGGCCATGGAGGATGCTTCGCCTATTCTGCTGGAACCCGTTATGAAACTCGAAATCACTGTTCCGGATGAATTCATGGGTGATGTGATCGGCGATCTCAACGGGCGTCGAGGAAGGGTGCTCGGCATGGAGGGTCGCGGATCGAACCAGGTGATTACAGCCCACGTACCCATGTCCGAAGTGTTGAAATATCAGCCCGACCTGACATCCATGACTGCTGGAAGGGGCACTTTCAAAATGGAGCTGGATCACTATGATCCCATGCCTGCTCCCCTGCAGGAAAAGGTGATTGCTCTATCCAAGAAAGTCGAAGCCTGATCGATTCCGCCGAAATAGGATAAGAAAGGCCCCCCTGCAAAGGAGGGCCTTTCTTATTACTGGAGGGGGAAACGGTATGCGGAAACTCCTGTTGAAACGCTGGAGACCCTCATCCCGGCCTTCCCCGGGAGGAAGGAGGGGAAAGGAGGTAGGCTCTCTCGGGCGTTCGAACACAGCGAACGCGCGGCCGCCGGGAGGATAGCCAGGGGCCTGACGCAGCCATTGTTCCGCTGGCGCCCGCCGGCGGGTTTCGATTTCTGTCCGCAAGCAGCAACCTACTGTTCGTGGCCGCTTTCCTTTTCCAGGATCTCCTGTTGGGCCTGCTTCAGCCTTTCCCAAAGTTCGGCCACTTGACGCCGGGCGTCATCCAGGGAGCCGGAGTTGTCGATCACATAGTCCGCGTAACTCACCTTCTCGTTGATGGGCAGTTGCGCTTTGAGAATGTTGGCCGCTTCGTCTTTCTTGATGGCGTCCCGCTTGGCGAGGCGCTCGATTTGCTCTTCGGGGGAAATGTACACCACCAGGATCTTATGGAACATGTACTGCATGTTCAATTCGACGAGCAAAGGAATCACGGCCTGTACAATGGCGCCGGGGGTCTGTTCGGAAATTTCATCCAACTGCTTCAAAAACTCGGCGTGGATTCTGGGGTGTGTAAAACTCTCGAGCTTCTTCCGCTTTTCGAGATCGCCGAACACGACTTTCGAGAGCTTTTTCCGGTCCAACGTATCGTCTTCCTGCAGAACTTGTCTGCCGAAATAGTCCACAATGTCCTTCCAGCCCGGTGTGCCCGGCTCCACTACCCGGCGGGCGAGGAGGTCAAAGTCGATGATGGGCGCGCCGAGCTCCTTCAACATGCCGGCGATCGTCGTTTTTCCGCTGGCGATGCCGCCGGTGACGCCCAACACCAGGCGCCCGTCCTTTCCCCTGATGCGATGCACTTCCTGCTCCATGCCGTAAGAGGCGGGAAATGCGCAGGTAGGGTCCATTTCGGCTCCGGCAAAACTGATGGGATAACGAACGCCTCTGCGGTATAGACCCTCCAAACCGTTTAAGGCCTTCTTCATCATGCCCGTGGGCACCGCCATGACCAGATCTTCGTCCTGGGCGTGCCCGTAGCGCCGTTCGCCATAGCAGGGAATGGTCAAGGACGGTTTACCGGTCAGGTGGCAGCGGACAATGGCGTCCGAACAGGAAGATTCGCCGACACAAAAGAACTGCATGACTTCATAGTCTTCGAACTGAAGCGCGTTGATCAGCAGGATCATTTGAGCCGGATTCGCATAGACCAGAATCATATCCGGTTCAAAGGGATGGTACACGGCCGGCGCCAGGGCTACGGCTTGGTACGTTCCCAGTGGAATGCGGGGAATGCTTTCTTCGTATCTTCGTGCGTCCGCTTTGGTCTTTACCCATACGATGCTTCGGAAGGTGCCGTCCTTGTT
The Deltaproteobacteria bacterium DNA segment above includes these coding regions:
- a CDS encoding dephospho-CoA kinase; the protein is MELQLDWEKTIRRMEQLMRLKSFPVALKFLEREVDLGTIPYLRRMDHKVTFCQLITLARNFDWTVGVALEDFMNQTCPSILGLTDVPDFNKDGTFRSIVWVKTKADARRYEESIPRIPLGTYQAVALAPAVYHPFEPDMILVYANPAQMILLINALQFEDYEVMQFFCVGESSCSDAIVRCHLTGKPSLTIPCYGERRYGHAQDEDLVMAVPTGMMKKALNGLEGLYRRGVRYPISFAGAEMDPTCAFPASYGMEQEVHRIRGKDGRLVLGVTGGIASGKTTIAGMLKELGAPIIDFDLLARRVVEPGTPGWKDIVDYFGRQVLQEDDTLDRKKLSKVVFGDLEKRKKLESFTHPRIHAEFLKQLDEISEQTPGAIVQAVIPLLVELNMQYMFHKILVVYISPEEQIERLAKRDAIKKDEAANILKAQLPINEKVSYADYVIDNSGSLDDARRQVAELWERLKQAQQEILEKESGHEQ
- the fusA gene encoding elongation factor G, whose translation is MSEKVSRIRSVALIAHGGSGKTSLAEAILYDSGTTNRIGKVDQGSAVMDFEPEELKRSVSINASFNHFQWKKNLVHLVDTPGDVNFLSDTKIALQGVDAAVVLVDGTDGVKVTTEKVWSYADAFHLPRAVFINKLERERADFFKVLDQLNKVFPNKFVPITIPIGSEHDFKGVADLFKMKAYLYGSDDTGRFEATDIPEELADQAEEMRESLIEFIAESDDELLEKYLDGQELSKEELSRGLTMGIRSGGFVPVLAGSAIKNIGVQPLLDLIVDGFPSPMDRGAFKGTNPDSGEAEERQPDENAPFSALVIKTISDPYAGKLTVFRIISGSLSADSGFYNPAKEQKEKFGQLYYLEGKAQVSIQSTVPGEIAAVAKLKVTSTGDTLCTDSAPIVYPAAEALPASISYAIDAKNKGDEEKVFSGIVKLTEEDPTLKLERDPRTHEILLYGTGQIHLEVTCEKLLRKYGVEAMLKAPKVPYLETVTKEKRGIVYRHKKQTGGRGQFAEVHFDIFPMPRGEGYVFDEALVGMNVPRNFVPAVEKGLDEAKNKGVLAGYPVVDFKIRFYDGKSHDVDSSEMAFKIAASMCFKKAMEDASPILLEPVMKLEITVPDEFMGDVIGDLNGRRGRVLGMEGRGSNQVITAHVPMSEVLKYQPDLTSMTAGRGTFKMELDHYDPMPAPLQEKVIALSKKVEA
- a CDS encoding SUMF1/EgtB/PvdO family nonheme iron enzyme, translating into MAYLREITREPVRQIITAGGKDELVLDGGIGGHSVFTGRLIEALEAVQEFVTARELGLKLQMQVYGDAAARGHSQKPQFGEIYGTGDFVFVPDSAKRALMEKDKVATLKLPGLKRDSAQKEAQSKAHEEQQTRLNVEEQERWEKERRERLPGLERGAEKPEFQIESSVRGPGLLESAEETRKINEAMAELDTDFARKRRQQVARLESEYQGRTALVSTDQPEPWYRVFESELQHKQRIQDEQERRKSIIQALVEARSLKRQELEDRLNMELEARKAPLRERIRGLMSRRFELLPSQVEFELLTYSPGAKWLEVVITLNQSDLVSPDGEGPLRLFGNLPVAEQHKAAQFHEQPNLLIPFVTLRVSEAGEVVVDKAVFGGPENEQIVTVGVSPVWVDPIMGMKFSWVPGGCYEMGCGSWTSNCDEDEKPLHEACVDGLWLGKYEVTQGEWKKLMGSNPSYFQNGDSYPVEQVSWNGVKEFIERLNSRSSDGSYRLPTEAEWEYACRSGGKPEKFSGGNEVDRLAWHDSNSESSTHAVSVNDSNGLGIFEMSGNVREWCEDVYDKNAYAKHSRNNPVITYGGFDRVNRGGGWVSNAEDVRCSNRDWNHPDGRYGGLGFRLVKEP